Within Chelatococcus sp. HY11, the genomic segment CCGGCTCGGGCCATGACAGCGCTGGCTTGGGTCAGCAGCGTGGACTTGCCGATGCCGGGATCTCCGCCGATGAGAATGACCGAGCCGGGCACGAAGCCGCCGCCGGTGACCCGATCGAGCTCGCCGATCCCGGACGGCACCCGTGGCGCATCCATGCTGGAGCCCTGCAGACCCTCCAGCGGAAAGATGCGTCCCTTGCCGCGCGCCGCCGCGCGGCTCGCGCCCGGAACGGGCACGGGCGGGCCGGAGGCTTCCTGCGCCAGCGTGTTCCAAGCCCCGCAAGCGTCGCACTTGCCCTGCCAGCGGTTGTAGACCGCGCCGCAGCTTTGGCAGATGTAGCTGACCGCCCCACGCGCCACTAGTCTTCCAGCCCCTTGTAGCGCCGCGCGAACCGGTGGCCGAGACTGGTGAGGATTTCATAGCCGATCGTGCCGGCGCGCGCGCCGACCTCGTCGATGCTGATGCCGTCCCCTATGAAGGTGGCGTAGTCGCCCCGCTTCACCGCGTCCTCGGCGAGCGCCGAGATATCGAGGGTGACGAGATCCATGGAGATTCGGCCGGCGATCGGGCATCGGATGCCACCGACGACAGCGTCGCCGCCGGGTTTCAGGTTGGTGCCGCTGAGGCTGCGCAGGAAGCCGTCGGCATAGCCGAGGCTCACCGTCGCGATCCGCCGACGCCCTTCCGCTGTCCAATGGCCGCTGTAGCCGACGGTTTCCGCGTCCGGCACCGTCCGGATCTGGATGATCCTGGCCGCGAGCCGGACGACGGGCGCCATGGGATTGTCCCGCCCCGGGCGCGGATTGCCGCCATAGAGCGCGTAGCCCGGGCGCAGTAGATCGTAATGCGGCCGCTCCGGCAGATAGATCCCTGACGAATTGCAGAGCGAGGCGGGGACGCCGGGAAGGAGGGCACGCGCGGCCTGGAACGCCTTGACCTGCCTGGCGTTGACCGGCAGCGCCGGAACCTCGGCGGATACCAGGTGGCTCATCACCAGCGTCGGCATGAAGGTTTCCATCAGCGTGGTCTCACTGACAAGCTTCGTCGCGCTGTCCAGCCGTAGGCCAAGCCTGTTCATGCCGGTATCAATATGGACCGCCGCGGCCAGTTTGCTCCCGACGGCGGCGCAATAGGCGCCCCATTCCTCGATTTCCTCGCGCGAACCGAGAACCGGTCGGGCGTTGATCGCGGCGAAATGCGCGGCGGTTCCCGGCAGGAGGCCGTTGAGCACGTAAAGGGTCGCGGCGCTGTTGACGGAGC encodes:
- the alr gene encoding alanine racemase, translated to MTASAFPDASLAGVREPDAGALLTIDLKALVKNWRTLAGEAPDAECAAVIKADAYGIGLEQAARALTDAGCTTFFVAHLSEAERFRSVNSAATLYVLNGLLPGTAAHFAAINARPVLGSREEIEEWGAYCAAVGSKLAAAVHIDTGMNRLGLRLDSATKLVSETTLMETFMPTLVMSHLVSAEVPALPVNARQVKAFQAARALLPGVPASLCNSSGIYLPERPHYDLLRPGYALYGGNPRPGRDNPMAPVVRLAARIIQIRTVPDAETVGYSGHWTAEGRRRIATVSLGYADGFLRSLSGTNLKPGGDAVVGGIRCPIAGRISMDLVTLDISALAEDAVKRGDYATFIGDGISIDEVGARAGTIGYEILTSLGHRFARRYKGLED